GTCGTCGGGCGCGTCGGGGTCGTCCGGGACCCGGTGGCGAGACGGGCGCAGTCGAGCGGGGTTCCGCGCCGGCGACGGCTCACCCCGTTGTCGGGCGATCCACGTCTCGTGACAGTCCGGACAGTA
This Salinigranum marinum DNA region includes the following protein-coding sequences:
- a CDS encoding DUF7564 family protein, producing the protein MVAHNNRRGRRQTVGDCVCIDCGTRYLFTSTYKGNYCPDCHETWIARQRGEPSPARNPARLRPSRHRVPDDPDAPDDPYDEE